One genomic segment of Chelonia mydas isolate rCheMyd1 chromosome 1, rCheMyd1.pri.v2, whole genome shotgun sequence includes these proteins:
- the IL17REL gene encoding putative interleukin-17 receptor E-like isoform X1 codes for MLAVDIQILLVIILGTSDCQIIPRIEECRLSCSQGFHCKSKPSTGIFNSFCRDAPASLSSTVLKSMKLSTVMKCVQGSQCSLHLSIKGTLTLDENIRGLEICSLSVDTQQSQCVNVRFSRKTSNKLGGRKVHVQFNCFEVNVAQHIYVTMKTIPNYCEVKLSQQYYVEDCRNNDVGKHIPVCFAGKLDYNVDRARKTISVNVSDFLQDQDYYVRLCHKWFTCEDVGSFALIKRKESLKSTSLQYSQLLPCLCIEGWSAIPDARRTQLCPFKNDTKALWDNIVYNSATQTLAWKPACPVHVTVNLCRLTQLNDQCVDLQNSSTTAPEKQVKYSRVDTHPRLCMKFTTKQGSWVRCPFAHGNFPAWKMRIAARAEQIQVSFMSQTKAKFSVLVCNKAQLSSCDSVGIRHSVSAGDSQPTSVNISGEICGSEVCIQVGRTDVDYSVPLQICDMQCTLSSESQEDDENSIRIMSLTAIILILVTMMALLGHKILTVFHRKKHEGRSPAQIIRQSFSTRAKRTSSLH; via the exons CTGGTATTTTTAACAGTTTCTGCCGTGATGCTCCTGCCTCTTTATCTTCTACTGTATTGAAAAGCATGAAGCTCTCAACTGTGATGAAGTGTGTACAGGGAAGCCAATGCTCTCTTCACTTAAGCATCAAAGGGACACTGACTCTTGATG aaaataTTCGTGGTCTCGAAATCTGTTCTCTGTCAGTGGACACGCAGCAGTCTCAGTGTGTGAATGTGAGATTTTCTAgaaaaacaagcaacaagcttGGTGGAAGGAAG GTGCATGTGCAGTTTAATTGCTTTGAAGTCAATGTAGCACAACACATCTATGTGACCATGAAAACAATACCAAATTACTGTGAAGTCAAGTTGAGTCAGCAGTACTATGTTGAAG ATTGCAGGAACAATGATGTGGGAAAACATATTCCAGTCTGTTTTG CTGGGAAGTTGGATTATAATGTGGACAGGGCGAGGAAAACCATATCTGTGAATGTATCAGACTTTCTTCAAGACCAAGACTATTATGTTCGTTTATGTCACAAATGGTTTACCTGTGAAGACGTGGGGTCATTTGCTTTG ATAAAAAGGAAGGAGTCTTTGAAGTCAACTTCCTTGCAATATTCCCAGTTACTGCCTTGTCTCTGCATTGAG GGTTGGTCAGCGATCCCAGATGCAAGGAGGACACAActttgcccttttaaaaatg ATACAAAGGCACTGTGGGATAACATTGTATATAATTCAGCCACACAAACACTGGCCTGGAAACCAGCCTGTCCCGTGCACGTCACTGTTAACCTATGCAGGTTAACACAGTTGAATGACCAATGTGTAGATCTACAAAACTCATCAACTACAGCTCCAGAGAAA CAGGTAAAATATTCCCGTGTAGACACTCATCCAAGACTTTGCATGAAG tttaCAACCAAGCAAGGCTCTTGGGTTCGATGCCCATTTGCTCATGGGAATTTCCCAG CTTGGAAAATGAGAATTGCTGCCCGGGCAGAACAGATACAAGTCTCCTTCATGTCACAAACCAAGGCAAAATTTTCAGTGCTGGTGTGTAACAAGGCACAGCTGTCTTCATGTGACTCTGTTGGGATACGCCACTCAGTCTCAGCG GGTGACTCTCAGCCCACATCTGTCAATATTTCAGGTGAAATATGTGGCTCAGAAGTTTGCATTCAG gTGGGGAGGACAGATGTAGATTATTCTGTTCCACTACAGATCTGCGATATGCAATGCA CATTATCTTCCGAGAGTCAAGAAGATGATGAAAACTCCATAAGGATCATGTCGCTGACAGCAATAATTTTAATCCTGGTGACAATGATGGCTCTCCTTGGACATAAAATTTTAACAG TTTTTCACAGAAAGAAACATGAAGGCAGAAGTCCAGCACAGATCATAAGGCAGAG TTTCTCCACTAGAGCGAAGAGAACCTCTTCCTTGCATTGA
- the IL17REL gene encoding putative interleukin-17 receptor E-like isoform X3: MKLSTVMKCVQGSQCSLHLSIKGTLTLDENIRGLEICSLSVDTQQSQCVNVRFSRKTSNKLGGRKVHVQFNCFEVNVAQHIYVTMKTIPNYCEVKLSQQYYVEDCRNNDVGKHIPVCFAGKLDYNVDRARKTISVNVSDFLQDQDYYVRLCHKWFTCEDVGSFALIKRKESLKSTSLQYSQLLPCLCIEGWSAIPDARRTQLCPFKNDTKALWDNIVYNSATQTLAWKPACPVHVTVNLCRLTQLNDQCVDLQNSSTTAPEKQVKYSRVDTHPRLCMKFTTKQGSWVRCPFAHGNFPAWKMRIAARAEQIQVSFMSQTKAKFSVLVCNKAQLSSCDSVGIRHSVSAGDSQPTSVNISGEICGSEVCIQVGRTDVDYSVPLQICDMQCTLSSESQEDDENSIRIMSLTAIILILVTMMALLGHKILTVFHRKKHEGRSPAQIIRQSFSTRAKRTSSLH, from the exons ATGAAGCTCTCAACTGTGATGAAGTGTGTACAGGGAAGCCAATGCTCTCTTCACTTAAGCATCAAAGGGACACTGACTCTTGATG aaaataTTCGTGGTCTCGAAATCTGTTCTCTGTCAGTGGACACGCAGCAGTCTCAGTGTGTGAATGTGAGATTTTCTAgaaaaacaagcaacaagcttGGTGGAAGGAAG GTGCATGTGCAGTTTAATTGCTTTGAAGTCAATGTAGCACAACACATCTATGTGACCATGAAAACAATACCAAATTACTGTGAAGTCAAGTTGAGTCAGCAGTACTATGTTGAAG ATTGCAGGAACAATGATGTGGGAAAACATATTCCAGTCTGTTTTG CTGGGAAGTTGGATTATAATGTGGACAGGGCGAGGAAAACCATATCTGTGAATGTATCAGACTTTCTTCAAGACCAAGACTATTATGTTCGTTTATGTCACAAATGGTTTACCTGTGAAGACGTGGGGTCATTTGCTTTG ATAAAAAGGAAGGAGTCTTTGAAGTCAACTTCCTTGCAATATTCCCAGTTACTGCCTTGTCTCTGCATTGAG GGTTGGTCAGCGATCCCAGATGCAAGGAGGACACAActttgcccttttaaaaatg ATACAAAGGCACTGTGGGATAACATTGTATATAATTCAGCCACACAAACACTGGCCTGGAAACCAGCCTGTCCCGTGCACGTCACTGTTAACCTATGCAGGTTAACACAGTTGAATGACCAATGTGTAGATCTACAAAACTCATCAACTACAGCTCCAGAGAAA CAGGTAAAATATTCCCGTGTAGACACTCATCCAAGACTTTGCATGAAG tttaCAACCAAGCAAGGCTCTTGGGTTCGATGCCCATTTGCTCATGGGAATTTCCCAG CTTGGAAAATGAGAATTGCTGCCCGGGCAGAACAGATACAAGTCTCCTTCATGTCACAAACCAAGGCAAAATTTTCAGTGCTGGTGTGTAACAAGGCACAGCTGTCTTCATGTGACTCTGTTGGGATACGCCACTCAGTCTCAGCG GGTGACTCTCAGCCCACATCTGTCAATATTTCAGGTGAAATATGTGGCTCAGAAGTTTGCATTCAG gTGGGGAGGACAGATGTAGATTATTCTGTTCCACTACAGATCTGCGATATGCAATGCA CATTATCTTCCGAGAGTCAAGAAGATGATGAAAACTCCATAAGGATCATGTCGCTGACAGCAATAATTTTAATCCTGGTGACAATGATGGCTCTCCTTGGACATAAAATTTTAACAG TTTTTCACAGAAAGAAACATGAAGGCAGAAGTCCAGCACAGATCATAAGGCAGAG TTTCTCCACTAGAGCGAAGAGAACCTCTTCCTTGCATTGA
- the IL17REL gene encoding putative interleukin-17 receptor E-like isoform X2 yields MLAVDIQILLVIILGTSDCQIIPRIEECRLSCSQGFHCKSKPSTGIFNSFCRDAPASLSSTVLKSMKLSTVMKCVQGSQCSLHLSIKGTLTLDENIRGLEICSLSVDTQQSQCVNVRFSRKTSNKLGGRKVHVQFNCFEVNVAQHIYVTMKTIPNYCEVKLSQQYYVEDCRNNDVGKHIPVCFAGKLDYNVDRARKTISVNVSDFLQDQDYYVRLCHKWFTCEDVGSFALIKRKESLKSTSLQYSQLLPCLCIEGWSAIPDARRTQLCPFKNDTKALWDNIVYNSATQTLAWKPACPVHVTVNLCRLTQLNDQCVDLQNSSTTAPEKVKYSRVDTHPRLCMKFTTKQGSWVRCPFAHGNFPAWKMRIAARAEQIQVSFMSQTKAKFSVLVCNKAQLSSCDSVGIRHSVSAGDSQPTSVNISGEICGSEVCIQVGRTDVDYSVPLQICDMQCTLSSESQEDDENSIRIMSLTAIILILVTMMALLGHKILTVFHRKKHEGRSPAQIIRQSFSTRAKRTSSLH; encoded by the exons CTGGTATTTTTAACAGTTTCTGCCGTGATGCTCCTGCCTCTTTATCTTCTACTGTATTGAAAAGCATGAAGCTCTCAACTGTGATGAAGTGTGTACAGGGAAGCCAATGCTCTCTTCACTTAAGCATCAAAGGGACACTGACTCTTGATG aaaataTTCGTGGTCTCGAAATCTGTTCTCTGTCAGTGGACACGCAGCAGTCTCAGTGTGTGAATGTGAGATTTTCTAgaaaaacaagcaacaagcttGGTGGAAGGAAG GTGCATGTGCAGTTTAATTGCTTTGAAGTCAATGTAGCACAACACATCTATGTGACCATGAAAACAATACCAAATTACTGTGAAGTCAAGTTGAGTCAGCAGTACTATGTTGAAG ATTGCAGGAACAATGATGTGGGAAAACATATTCCAGTCTGTTTTG CTGGGAAGTTGGATTATAATGTGGACAGGGCGAGGAAAACCATATCTGTGAATGTATCAGACTTTCTTCAAGACCAAGACTATTATGTTCGTTTATGTCACAAATGGTTTACCTGTGAAGACGTGGGGTCATTTGCTTTG ATAAAAAGGAAGGAGTCTTTGAAGTCAACTTCCTTGCAATATTCCCAGTTACTGCCTTGTCTCTGCATTGAG GGTTGGTCAGCGATCCCAGATGCAAGGAGGACACAActttgcccttttaaaaatg ATACAAAGGCACTGTGGGATAACATTGTATATAATTCAGCCACACAAACACTGGCCTGGAAACCAGCCTGTCCCGTGCACGTCACTGTTAACCTATGCAGGTTAACACAGTTGAATGACCAATGTGTAGATCTACAAAACTCATCAACTACAGCTCCAGAGAAA GTAAAATATTCCCGTGTAGACACTCATCCAAGACTTTGCATGAAG tttaCAACCAAGCAAGGCTCTTGGGTTCGATGCCCATTTGCTCATGGGAATTTCCCAG CTTGGAAAATGAGAATTGCTGCCCGGGCAGAACAGATACAAGTCTCCTTCATGTCACAAACCAAGGCAAAATTTTCAGTGCTGGTGTGTAACAAGGCACAGCTGTCTTCATGTGACTCTGTTGGGATACGCCACTCAGTCTCAGCG GGTGACTCTCAGCCCACATCTGTCAATATTTCAGGTGAAATATGTGGCTCAGAAGTTTGCATTCAG gTGGGGAGGACAGATGTAGATTATTCTGTTCCACTACAGATCTGCGATATGCAATGCA CATTATCTTCCGAGAGTCAAGAAGATGATGAAAACTCCATAAGGATCATGTCGCTGACAGCAATAATTTTAATCCTGGTGACAATGATGGCTCTCCTTGGACATAAAATTTTAACAG TTTTTCACAGAAAGAAACATGAAGGCAGAAGTCCAGCACAGATCATAAGGCAGAG TTTCTCCACTAGAGCGAAGAGAACCTCTTCCTTGCATTGA